The following coding sequences are from one Triticum aestivum cultivar Chinese Spring chromosome 5A, IWGSC CS RefSeq v2.1, whole genome shotgun sequence window:
- the LOC123106032 gene encoding phosphoglucan phosphatase DSP4, amyloplastic: MNCLQHLLKEPPILAGSRSMRRPSPLNLAMVRGGSRRSNTVKTASGTSTSSAENSAMEPGADKSDTYSTNMTQAMGAALTYRHELGMNYNFICPDLIVGSCLQSPSDVDKLREIGVKTVFCLQQDPDLEYFGVDICAIQDYCLECKDVEHCREEVRDFDAFDLRLRLPAVISKLYKLASHNGGITYIHCTAGLGRAPAVALAYMFWILGYNLNEGHQLLQSKRPSFPKLEAIKLATADILTGLSKNCITLKWKNGSCSSVEISGLDIGWGQKIPLAYDEEKRAWFLERELPEGRYEYKYVVDGNWVCNEHEMKTKPNADGHVNNYIQVARDGTSDEEKAMRERLTGPDPDLTKEERLMIKEYLEQYTEQ; this comes from the exons atgaaCTGCCTCCAGCACCTGCTCAA GGAGCCTCCGATCTTAGCGGGATCCAGATCGATGAGGCGGCCCTCGCCGCTCAACCTC GCCATGGTTCGCGGAGGGAGTCGCCGCTCCAACACCGTCAAAACT GCATCCGGGACATCCACTTCCAGCGCGGAGAACAGCGCCATGGAGCCAGGCGCGGACAAGTCCGACACGTATAGCACCAACATGACACAAGCCATGGGAGCAG CGTTGACGTACAGGCATGAGCTTGGGATGAATTACAATTTTATATGCCCAGACTTGATTGTAGGCTCCTGCTTACAG AGCCCAAGTGATGTTGATAAGCTTCGGGAGATTGGTGTAAAAACTGTATTCTGCTTGCAGCAAGATCCAGACCTTGA ATACTTTGGAGTTGACATTTGTGCCATTCAAGATTATTGTCTAGAATGCAAAGACGTTGAGCACTGCCGTGAAGAAGTTAG GGATTTCGATGCTTTCGATTTGCGACTGAGGCTTCCTGCTGTGATTAGCAAATTGTACAAGCTTGCCAGCCATAATGGTGGAATAACATATATACATTGTACTGCTGGACTTGGAAGAGCTCCTGCTGTGGCA CTGGCATATATGTTCTGGATTCTTGGTTACAATCTTAATGAAGGACATCAACTACTGCAG AGTAAAAGGCCTAGCTTTCCAAAGTTGGAAGCCATCAAATTGGCAACAGCTGACATT CTCACGGGCTTGTCAAAAAACTGCATCACTCTGAAGTGGAAAAATGGCAGTTGTTCTTCTGTTGAAATTTCTGGGCTTGACATTGGGTGGGGACAG AAAATTCCCCTGGCATATGATGAGGAGAAAAGAGCATGGTTTCTTGAGAGAGAGTTACCT GAAGGACGGTATGAGTACAAATATGTAGTGGATGGCAACTGGGTGTGCAATGAGCATGAGATGAAGACCAAACCCAATGCGGACGGCCATGTGAATAACTACATCCAA GTTGCCAGGGATGGCACGAGCGATGAAGAGAAGGCGATGAGGGAGCGGTTGACTGGGCCAGACCCCGATCTAACAAAAGAGGAAAGGCTGATGATTAAAGAGTACCTGGAACAGTACACCGAGCAATAA
- the LOC123106035 gene encoding cyclin-dependent protein kinase inhibitor SMR1 — MAAASPEFFKPPAAFSPRLHLLAADGADDDYHRCCRTPTGAGVGCLGQAATCPPAPRKPRPRPDAACRKRLFDVQVISLRFDDLDAIFRPSPPPPCHDHNNNNIH, encoded by the coding sequence atggccgccgcctcgcccgAGTTCTTCAAGCCGCCCGCCGCCTTCtcgccgcgcctccacctcctcgccgccgacggCGCCGACGACGACTACCACCGCTGCTGCCGGACGCCCACGGGCGCCGGGGTCGGCTGCCTGGGCCAGGCCGCCACCTGCCCGCCGGCGCCGCGGAAGCCGCGcccgcgccccgacgccgcctGCCGGAAGCGCCTCTTCGACGTCCAGGTCATCAGCCTCCGCTTCGACGACCTCGACGCCATCttccgcccctcgccgccgccgccctgccacgaccacaacaacaacaacatacatTAG